From one Enterococcus sp. DIV2402 genomic stretch:
- a CDS encoding putative polysaccharide biosynthesis protein, whose amino-acid sequence MTDNTKQASSELTNEDKMARGSAWMTIGNIGSRLMGVIYILPWYYWMGEYGDVANALFNMGYNVYALFIMVSTAGIPAAIAKQVAYHNSRQEYRTSQRLFHRSLQAMAILGLISALSMYFAAPVLSQAAGGGVDLIPSMRSLSVAILVIPVMSVIRGYFQGIQNIAPFAISQLVEQVARVIYMLIATFMIMKLGDGDYVAAVTQSTFGAFIGALAGTGILIYYFRKEKIKMDILAENSKETGNVDTIKLLISTVKEAIPFIILGAGLTIFKLVDQYTFVHTMSGFTEYSKNQLIALMALFGGNPDKLSMVVIGLATSMAIVGMPLLTESYAKQDYKGMAKLVTNNLQLYAFVMLPATLGMMILAYPLNTMFYKPDQLGANLLIAVCISGLAQGLFMVTSMMLQGMYENGSAVLFFVIGLIVKIATQTICIRMLEAYGPIVSTTLGMSVACYLNLWKIHKKTRFNARLTWKRTALIAVMTAIMVLFAGLTKFGLELVLSPDSKVQSFIIIIIVAGVGALVYVYMALKLRLADKLLGSGMARFRTKLHIK is encoded by the coding sequence ATGACAGATAATACAAAACAGGCTTCATCTGAATTGACAAATGAAGACAAAATGGCGCGTGGTTCTGCTTGGATGACCATTGGCAATATTGGCTCTCGTTTGATGGGCGTTATCTATATTTTGCCTTGGTATTATTGGATGGGTGAGTACGGCGATGTGGCAAATGCCTTGTTTAACATGGGATATAATGTATATGCGCTTTTCATCATGGTTTCAACTGCGGGAATTCCTGCAGCGATTGCCAAACAAGTCGCTTATCATAATTCAAGACAAGAGTACCGTACAAGTCAGCGTCTATTCCATCGTTCCTTGCAAGCAATGGCAATTTTAGGGCTGATTAGTGCTTTAAGTATGTATTTTGCTGCGCCAGTGTTGTCACAAGCTGCTGGTGGTGGTGTCGATTTGATTCCATCAATGCGTTCGTTAAGTGTTGCAATTTTAGTTATTCCAGTGATGAGTGTAATTCGAGGATATTTCCAAGGAATTCAAAATATTGCGCCATTTGCGATTTCCCAGTTAGTAGAACAAGTCGCACGTGTTATTTATATGTTAATTGCCACCTTTATGATTATGAAACTAGGTGATGGCGATTATGTTGCTGCAGTTACACAATCAACATTTGGTGCTTTTATTGGTGCGTTAGCGGGAACAGGGATTTTAATTTATTATTTCCGTAAAGAAAAAATCAAAATGGATATTTTAGCAGAAAACAGCAAAGAAACTGGTAATGTAGATACGATTAAATTATTGATATCGACAGTTAAAGAAGCGATACCGTTCATTATTTTAGGTGCAGGGCTCACAATTTTCAAATTAGTTGACCAATATACATTTGTTCACACAATGAGTGGTTTTACAGAATACTCTAAAAATCAATTGATTGCTTTGATGGCTTTATTTGGTGGAAATCCAGATAAATTATCAATGGTAGTTATTGGTTTAGCCACTTCAATGGCAATTGTTGGGATGCCATTATTGACAGAATCGTATGCAAAACAAGACTATAAGGGAATGGCAAAATTAGTTACAAATAATTTACAACTTTACGCATTTGTCATGTTACCAGCTACTTTAGGTATGATGATTTTAGCTTATCCGTTAAACACAATGTTTTATAAACCTGATCAATTAGGAGCGAATTTATTAATTGCTGTGTGTATTTCTGGTTTAGCACAAGGGTTATTTATGGTAACTTCCATGATGTTACAAGGAATGTATGAAAATGGTTCAGCAGTATTATTTTTTGTGATTGGTTTAATTGTTAAAATTGCCACACAAACAATTTGCATCCGCATGTTAGAAGCTTATGGACCCATTGTTTCAACTACACTAGGGATGAGCGTTGCTTGTTACCTGAATTTATGGAAAATTCATAAGAAGACGCGTTTCAACGCACGTTTAACGTGGAAACGTACAGCATTGATTGCTGTTATGACTGCGATTATGGTTTTATTTGCAGGTCTTACAAAATTTGGCTTAGAATTAGTTTTAAGCCCAGATAGTAAAGTTCAGTCATTTATTATTATTATAATTGTCGCAGGTGTTGGGGCACTTGTTTACGTTTATATGGCATTGAAATTGCGTTTAGCAGACAAGTTATTAGGCTCAGGTATGGCACGTTTTAGAACGAAATTACACATTAAATAG
- the murE gene encoding UDP-N-acetylmuramyl-tripeptide synthetase encodes MYSMTINELCNLLSKHQLLQEKVANENWQQKIKESANNTFTYLSYDSRDLKEHTLFFCKGLNFKAELLEAAVQDGVTHYLSEVSYDVDAQEILVTDIREAMAVVAQAFYQQPQDKLYKIGITGTKGKTTAAYFIKKVLDEAFHQKVALFSSEETTLDGTTFYASKLTTPEALDLYRQMALAVESGTTHLVMEVSSQAYKTKRVFGLTFETGIFLNISPDHISPIEHATFEEYFACKCQLLRNSKQMVINHDSDHFDVLEDICQKEQVPYYTFGQKTGTYRIQPLANPRCFHLEATEDALDVTGDYQLALFGTFNHDNAAATILTTRLAGVSKEMIQASLPQSHVPGRMNLLEKANGAYIFIDYAHNYLSIKAIGEFAKELRPNGRVIIVTGSAGDKAHSRRPDIGRALSECADIAILTSDDPGFEDASAITKEIYQAITTQLPVQIELDRAKAVTTAVEIAQAEDTVILAGKGTEQMMKVRGVQEPYEGDFHITQRLIRENA; translated from the coding sequence ATGTATTCCATGACAATTAATGAACTTTGTAACCTTTTAAGCAAACATCAGTTACTTCAAGAAAAGGTAGCTAACGAAAACTGGCAGCAAAAAATCAAAGAATCTGCTAACAATACCTTCACGTATCTCTCCTATGATTCACGTGACTTAAAAGAGCACACACTTTTCTTTTGTAAAGGATTGAACTTTAAAGCAGAACTTTTAGAAGCTGCGGTGCAAGATGGTGTGACGCATTATCTGTCTGAAGTGTCTTATGATGTGGATGCACAAGAGATTTTGGTAACTGACATTCGTGAAGCGATGGCCGTTGTTGCACAAGCTTTTTATCAACAACCGCAAGATAAATTATACAAAATCGGAATTACAGGCACCAAAGGAAAAACAACCGCCGCTTATTTTATCAAAAAAGTATTAGACGAAGCTTTCCATCAAAAAGTCGCGTTGTTTTCTTCGGAAGAAACAACATTAGATGGCACCACATTTTATGCGTCAAAATTAACCACGCCAGAAGCCTTAGACCTTTACCGCCAAATGGCTTTAGCAGTGGAAAGTGGTACTACTCATTTAGTAATGGAAGTTTCTTCACAAGCATATAAAACCAAACGAGTCTTTGGGTTAACTTTTGAAACAGGCATTTTCCTTAATATTAGTCCCGATCACATTAGTCCAATTGAACATGCAACATTTGAAGAGTATTTCGCCTGCAAATGTCAATTACTAAGAAATAGCAAGCAAATGGTCATTAATCATGATAGTGATCACTTTGATGTGTTAGAAGATATTTGCCAAAAAGAACAGGTGCCTTATTATACATTTGGGCAAAAAACGGGAACTTACCGCATTCAGCCATTAGCTAACCCTCGTTGTTTCCACTTAGAAGCAACTGAAGATGCCTTAGATGTTACTGGTGATTATCAACTCGCGTTATTTGGCACTTTTAATCATGATAATGCAGCAGCAACTATTTTAACTACCCGACTAGCAGGCGTTTCTAAAGAAATGATTCAAGCTAGTTTACCACAAAGCCATGTTCCTGGTCGCATGAACTTATTAGAAAAAGCAAATGGCGCCTATATTTTCATTGATTATGCGCACAACTATTTAAGTATCAAAGCTATTGGTGAATTTGCCAAAGAACTAAGACCTAATGGCCGAGTAATTATTGTCACTGGTAGTGCTGGTGACAAAGCGCATTCTCGCCGTCCTGATATTGGACGAGCATTAAGTGAATGTGCAGACATTGCTATTTTAACAAGTGATGATCCTGGTTTTGAAGATGCTTCAGCAATTACCAAGGAAATTTATCAAGCCATTACTACACAATTGCCCGTTCAAATTGAATTAGACCGTGCCAAAGCCGTAACCACTGCCGTAGAAATAGCTCAAGCGGAAGATACTGTGATTTTAGCTGGAAAAGGTACTGAACAAATGATGAAAGTTCGTGGAGTCCAAGAACCTTATGAAGGAGACTTTCATATTACGCAACGACTAATACGTGAAAATGCCTAA
- a CDS encoding Ohr family peroxiredoxin → MSKKLGVSTVVNEGGREGVSKSLNGDFEVKTTGTKKEGYTNPEELFAAGFSACFNGALIFPLERDGHGDLPRSVRAEVTLLGDLPDYHTLHLAVHLIGKIEGLSKEETLKYMEETHNICPYSKAINGNVEVTYEAE, encoded by the coding sequence ATGAGTAAAAAATTAGGCGTTTCAACAGTGGTTAACGAAGGCGGTCGTGAAGGCGTAAGTAAATCGTTAAATGGTGATTTTGAAGTAAAAACAACTGGAACGAAAAAAGAAGGTTATACAAACCCTGAAGAGTTATTTGCTGCAGGTTTTTCTGCTTGTTTCAACGGTGCACTTATTTTCCCATTAGAACGTGATGGTCATGGTGATTTACCTCGTTCGGTTCGTGCAGAAGTGACATTATTGGGCGATTTACCTGATTACCACACATTGCATTTAGCTGTTCATTTAATCGGTAAAATTGAAGGTCTATCAAAAGAAGAAACATTGAAATATATGGAAGAAACACATAATATTTGCCCGTATTCAAAAGCTATCAATGGCAATGTCGAAGTAACATATGAAGCTGAATAA
- a CDS encoding glycerate kinase has protein sequence MKVVAMIDSFKGCATSEELNQAVLAGLPDEIWTEKCTIPIADGGEGTMAAIYAELGGTWQSVTTQDPLGKPITGQYLLSRFEGQEIAVIESAVFIGIHLVEVSDTVIRQTSSYGLGKVIQDALAHRVTQIYLTLGGSATSDGGLGLLQSLGAIIEGSEEGNPLININNVDLKGLQGELNNVELVALADVTNPYLGKKGFAEIFAPQKGASKNTVSEMEQQAQLVAKKIKQQTNLDLATISGSGAAGGLGGAVIVLGGKIAPGFVTLQKIIRLEEKLQKADLIFTGEGKMDGQTDQGKVPFGVAQLAKKAGIPVIGLCGSRTRDIGKMTEVTLGVFSIQQGPISLKEAMEKERTLTNIQQLASELSHVFMYKKK, from the coding sequence ATGAAAGTTGTAGCAATGATTGATTCATTCAAAGGATGTGCAACCTCAGAAGAATTAAATCAGGCGGTTTTAGCAGGGTTACCAGATGAAATTTGGACAGAAAAATGCACTATTCCGATTGCTGATGGTGGTGAAGGAACAATGGCAGCTATTTATGCAGAATTAGGCGGGACATGGCAAAGTGTAACAACGCAAGATCCCTTAGGAAAACCGATTACCGGTCAATACTTATTGAGTCGCTTTGAAGGTCAAGAGATTGCTGTAATTGAATCAGCTGTTTTTATAGGGATTCATTTAGTTGAAGTTTCAGATACTGTAATTCGCCAAACCTCTTCTTATGGATTAGGCAAAGTTATTCAAGATGCACTAGCTCACCGTGTCACACAAATTTATTTAACTTTAGGTGGTAGTGCAACATCTGATGGTGGATTAGGACTATTGCAGTCCCTTGGTGCAATCATTGAAGGAAGTGAGGAAGGTAATCCACTAATAAATATTAATAATGTTGATTTAAAAGGACTTCAAGGGGAGTTGAATAATGTGGAATTAGTAGCATTAGCAGATGTTACCAACCCTTACCTAGGTAAAAAAGGATTTGCCGAAATTTTTGCACCACAAAAAGGAGCCTCTAAAAATACAGTTAGTGAAATGGAGCAACAAGCACAACTTGTCGCTAAAAAAATCAAGCAGCAGACCAATTTAGATTTGGCTACCATTTCTGGTTCTGGAGCAGCAGGCGGTTTGGGAGGTGCAGTGATTGTTTTAGGAGGTAAAATTGCACCTGGTTTTGTAACTTTGCAAAAAATAATACGATTAGAAGAGAAGTTACAAAAAGCAGATTTGATTTTTACTGGAGAAGGTAAAATGGATGGACAAACAGACCAAGGGAAAGTCCCCTTTGGTGTGGCGCAACTTGCCAAAAAAGCTGGTATACCAGTGATTGGTTTGTGTGGCAGCCGCACGAGAGATATCGGGAAAATGACCGAGGTAACACTCGGCGTTTTTAGTATTCAACAAGGCCCGATTTCTTTAAAAGAAGCGATGGAAAAAGAGCGAACCTTGACTAATATCCAACAGTTAGCAAGCGAGTTAAGTCACGTTTTTATGTACAAAAAAAAGTAG